TCGAAGGGGCGGAGCTGGTCCTGCGGCGGTGGCGTCCGCACGAACCGGTGCTGGACCTCGTCGCGGCGCAACAGGCGCTCGACGGTGTACTCCTCGATGCGCAGGTGGCCCCGCCGGGCGAGGTCGAGCAGCGTCGCCGAGTAGGCGTCGGCGCCGATCGTGCCCCACGAGAGCAGCGCTGCCGCCACCGCCGGCGGGTCGTCGGGGACCTCGCGCCAGTAGTCGCCGAGGTCCTCGGGCCGCTTCGGGTCCTTGCCCCAGCGGCGCCAGATCATCCAGAACCCCCAGCCGCCGAGGGCGACGAGGGGCACGACGAGGACGTCGAGCGCCCGGGCGACGTCCTCGCGGAGCTCCTCGCGCCGTCGCTGCTCGTCGCGCCGGGCGTTGGCCTCGTCGGCCAGGCGTCCCTCCTCGTCGAGGATCGCCGGGAGCAGCTCGGCGTCGCCGGGGGGCACGTCGAAGCGCTCGACGGGCACGGCCAGGCGGGTCTCGACGAACTGGCCGGCGGGCACGCCGTCGACCCGGGCCGTGGCGATCGGGTCCTCGACCTCGATCACCCCGTCGAGCGGGCCGTGGGCCCACCCCCGCAGGCGGCCGGCGCCCTCGGGCACCGTGACGCGCGCCGTCCAGCTCCCGACGCTCGGCCCGTCGGTGCCGATCCACTGCCGGTAGAGGTCGACGACGTCGCTGCCCACCTCGACGCCGTCGACGACCTCGTAGCGCAGCTCGTAGGTGCGGGTCCCCGAGCGGGCGGGCGCGATGTCCCACTCGAACAGCTCCGGGGTCTGCACGAGCGTGTCGAGGCGCTGGCCGTCCTCGTCGTACGCGGCGATCGAGGTGATGCGGCCGCTCCTCTCCGAGGGCTGGAACGAGCGCGTGCCGACGGTGAACGGCTGGCTGTCCGCGCCACGGAAGGTGTACGTGACCCGCTCGACGACCTCGAGTCGCCCGTCCGGGTGGAGCGTGGCCTCCACGTCGATGGCGTCGATCGACGCGGAGCGCTCCTGCGCCGCGGCGGGGTCGCCGACACCGACGACACCGACGAGGACGAGAAGGGCGAGGAGCAGCGCCGGGAGGCGACGGCCGCGGGTCGCGGCGGTCACAGCGGCTGGGTGTAGCGGGCCTGGAGCCGGCGCATCCCGGCCAGCCAGCGATCGTGGTCCGTCGCCTTGCGCCGGACGTACTCGGCGACCTCGGGATGGGGGAGGATCAGGAAGCTCTCCTCGGCGAGACCGGCCACCACCGCGTCGGCGACCTCCTCGGGCTCCATCATCCCGTCCACGCCGGCGACGCCTCCCCCCTCGCTACCGGCGGTCATGTTGGTGCGCACCGCCTGCGGGCAGAGGACCGAGACGCGGATGCCCTGGTCGCCGTGGGTGACGGCCATCCACTCGGCGAGCGCCACCGCGGCGTGCTTCGTGACGGCGTAGGGCGCCGAACCGATCTGGGTGAGGAGCCCGGCCGCCGAGGCGGTGTTCAGCAGGTACCCCTCGCCCCGCTCGATCATCGCCGGGAGGGCGGCGCGGGCGGCGTACACGTGCGCCATCACGTTGATGTCGATGATCCGACGCCAGTCGTCGTCGGGCACCTCGACGCCTCCGGCGATGCCGATCCCGGCGTTGGAGCAGACGAGGTCGACCGGCCCGATCGCCTCGGCGGCGGCGACCAGGTCGGCGACGTCGTCCTCGCGGGCCACGTCGCAGCGCCGGGTGACGACCTCCGCTGCACCGGCGCCGAGGTCGTCGGCGACCCGGCCGAGCGCGTCCTCGTCGAGGTCGCCGAGCACCAGGGCCCGGGCTCCCTCCGCGGCGAACCGGCGGGCCAGCGCCGCTCCGATCCCGTGCGCCGCGCCGGTGATGACGACGATCCGATCCCTGAGGTCCATGCCGTCGGATGCTAGGTGTCCACGAGGGTGCGCCGAGGAGGTGGGCGTGAACCTCGGGTGATCGGGGAAGACGCGGGCATGAAACGTCGTTGTCACGGATGGTCGCTATGGTGGCCTCCACGGATCGGGTCGGCCGATCCGACACCCCCAGCGAGCTCGGGAGGGATCGCATGACTGAGACGGCTGCCGTCGACACCATCGCCGAGGCGCTGGCCCTCATCGACAGGGGCCTGGGTGACATGCAGCACCGTGAGCTCGTGTCCACCGACGAGGTGTCCGACCTGCTGCTCGACGTGCGTCTGCTCCTCGCCGCCCAGCACGGCGACGACGAGGCCCTCGAGTCGGCCCTCACGCCGAACTAGGCGGGCGGCGGCTCAGACCGCCGCCGACACCTCCTGGAGCGCGCCCACCACGGCGTCGCGCAGCAGCTCGGGTGCGGTGACCACCCCGGCGTCCACGTGGATGCCGAGGTCGACGCGCCCGTCGTAGGTCATCATCGTCACGTTCACCGGGGTCCCGACGAGGGGGCCGAGGGCGTGGGTGGAGATGATGCGTGCCCCAGCCACGTAGAGCGGGAACGGCGCCGCGCGCACGTTGGAGCACACGAGGTCGGTCGCTCCGGTCTGGCGGCGGACGACCTCGGCGAGCACCCCGGTGGGGACCACCTCGGCCAGGCCGGCGAGGCGACCCATGAGCGAGGCGCCGGGCCGGTCGATCTCGGCGCGGAGCAGGTCAGCCACCTGGCGCAGGTGGGGTGAGGCCGCGAGGTCGTCGCCCGCCGGGAGGACGACGCGGATGGGGGCGAAGGCGTTCCCGCCGGTCCGGCTGTCGTGGCGGGTGCTGACGGGGACGGCGACGCGCAGTTCGGCGATCTGCTCCCCGTGCTGGCGGTGGTAGGAGGCGGCGCCGCGGAGGACCGCGGTGACGAACACGGCGTTCACCGACGTGCCGGTGCGCGTCGCGGCGGTGCGCACCGGCTCGAACGGCACCGAGCCGACGACCAGGCGCCGCCCGGCGCTCCGGTGCGCCCACAGGTCCGAACGCGCCGGGCCGGTGACGAGCAGCTGGCGTCGGAGGGCATCCACCGCCTCGACGGCGGCGCCGCCGGCCACCGCGAAGCGGCCGGGATCCGCGAGGCCCTCTGTCGTCCACCGCGTGGCCGCCGCCAGCTGGCGGGCGAGGTCGCCCGCACGCTCGGCGGTCCGCACGACCGCCCGTTCCACGCGCGTGCCCTCCGGCGGCGCCGGCCCGGCGACGAAGGGATCGGGCGCGGGGTCCGGCGCGTCGGGCCGCGGATCGACGTAGTGCTGGGACAATCGGATGCCGCCGACGCCGTCGGAGACCACGTGGTGCATCCGCTGGATCAGAGCGGCGCGACCGCCGGGCACGCCCGTGACGACCTCCATGTCCCACAGCGGTCGATCGGGGTCGAACGGGGCGGCCACCAGGTCGGCGGCGCGGCCGAGGAGGGCCGGCTCGTCGGCGCCGTCCGCATCGGCCTCGGACCACCGCAGGTGGTGGTCGAGCGCGAAGCCCTCGTCGTCGCGCCACGTGGGAGGCGCGCCGGGTAGGACGGCGGGAGCGACGAGTCGCCGCAGCCGTGGGAGCGCGGCGACCGCGCCCGCCATGCGTCGTCGCAGGCGGTCGGGGTCGGGCTCGCCCTCGAGCAGGCTGATCGTGCCGAAGGCCGCCGAGAGACCGGGGTGGCCGCCGACGCGCCACATCAGCGACTCGAGGCCGGTGAGGGCGGTCCCTTCACGCTCGTCGTCGGGCACCCGCCAAGGCTAACGGGGGTCCGGGTGCCTCAGCGGCGGATGGCGGTGTGCTTGAACTCGTTGAGCTGGGGCCAGCCGGTGAGCATGTCGACGATCCGCTCGACGGTCGAGGTCGCGAGCTCGGCGTCGCCCCGTGGCGGCTCCATCAGCCGCACGAACACGGCGTCCGTCTCGCTCATGAACGTCGGCACGCCCCAGACCGACAGGTCGCGGACCGACGCCTCGTGCTCCTCCTTGACCGTCGTCAGCGGGGCGCCGGTGGCGACCTCCTGGAGGATGGCGTCGGCGTCGAGCCCGGCGGCGTCGAGGACCTGGATGATCTCGCCCTTGTCGGAGAGGTCGCGAGCGTGGGTGTGGCGCAGCTCGAACAGCTCCCGGTGCACCGTGGGGAAGGCATCGGCGTGCTGGTCCCGCACGACCACCGACACCTGGAGGGCCAGGAGCCCCGAGTCGCGGTCCGGCTCGTCCCACACGTCGACGCCGCCGTCCTCGACGTGCGTCTGGCCGAGGGAGAACGGGACGAAGCGGACGTCCCAGTCGGCGCCGGCAGCGAGGCCCTCCAGCACGTGGAGGTGGGCGATGCGTGCGAACGGGCAGCGGTAGTCGTAGGTGAGCGCGAAGGAAGCCATGGTCGGTCCAACGCGTGGACCGTGCGGGATGTTCCGGCCACCGGACGTGGCGGTCGCGGAGCGCGGTCCCGGTCCCGGGGAGCGGTGTCAGTCCCGGGGGAGCGGGGCGAGGCGCACGGCGGCCTCTCCGAGCACGATGCCGAGCACCGCGCCACCCACCACGTCGGAGGGGTGGTGGATGCGCACGTGGACCCTGCTCGTGGCGACGACGGCCGCGAGCGCGTACCAGAGCGGTCCGAGCCCGTTGCGGTCCGAGAGCAGCCGTGCCGCCATGAACGCCGAGCTGGCGTGCCCGCTCGGGAAGCTCGACGTGGCCGGCATCCGGAGGGTGTGCGGGCGCTCGCCGTCGTGGATCGGCCGCGTCCGGCGGAACAGCGACTTGATCGCCCCGTTCACCAGCGCCGACTCGATGCCGAGGCTCGTCGAGAGGCGGGCCGCCCTGCGGATGCCGTGGCGGCGGTCGGCCACCCCCTGGGCAGCACCGGCGAGGTGCCAGATCAGGCTCCAGTCCCCGAGCGCCGAGGCGGAGTAGAAGACCCGATCGACGACGGGGATGCCCCGCAGCCGCTCCCAGGCGCGGTCGATCTCGGCGTCGATCCGGCCGACGGCGTGGCCGAACCCGGGGGTGGCCGCGGCGACCGAGGCGGCGACGGGTTCGTCGTCGGTGTCCGGGGCGGGTGGGGGGAGCGGCGTGAACGAGCTGGTCTCCTCGAACGCCTCCCGGATCCGCGCTGCGATGCCGGCCGGGTCCTCGAGCGGGCCGAAGTGGCCGAGCTCGGGGTGTTCCTCCAGCCGTCCCATCGGGAGGCCGTCGGCGATGCGGGGGGCGATCGTGGCCGGGAACCCGCCGTCGCCTCCGGCGGCGATGGTGACCGGGCAGGCGATGTCGTCGAGGCGCTCGAAGGTGTCGTGCGTGCCGCTGCTCGAGTACACGGCGGCCTCGTCGACACCTCGGCACTTCAGCCGGACGGTGCCGTCGGCGAGGTCCTCGAAGCCGTGGTCGACGTAGGCACGGAGGCACGCGGGGTCGAGCGAGGCGAGAGGCGGCTTCGAGGCGTAGTTCCCGTAGGCGGCCTCCCGGGAGTCGAACACCTCGCGCCGGCGTCGAGCCCCCTCCGCGAGGGGGTTGGAGCCCTCGGCGGAACGCACCTCGAGGATCTCGGTGGGCAGGACGATCGGCTCGAAGCACCAGAGGGACGCGAACGTGCCGGGTCGGGCCGCCTCGGCCATCAGCAGCGCGGCGCCGCCCTTGGAGTGGCCGACACCGAAGACCGGGCCCTCGACGACGAGGTCGTCGACCACGCTCAGCACGTCGCGGCCGAACCGGTTCCAGTCGAACTCGTGGTCCTCCGGCACCCGGGTGTCGCCGTGGCCCCGGAAGTCGATCGCCAGGCAGTGGAACATGTCGCCCAGGCGGTCGGCCAGGGGCTGCCAGACGCGACCGTGGAAGCCGGTGGCGTGGGCGAAGAGGAGCACCGGACCGGTGCCCCCGAGGTCGTGGACGGCGACGTCGACGCCGTCGGGGGTGCGGACGCGGTGCATGCGCCCATCGTGGCGCAGCGGGGTCACGGGGTGCAGATCAGCGTCCGAGCTCGGCCCGGGCGTGGGTGGTGAGACCCTTGTAGTCGACCTTGCCGTTGGCGGCCCGCCCGATGGTCGGCACGTAGACGACGTGGCGCGGTGCCTTGTAGGACGCGAGCCGGCCCTTCACGTGGGCGATCAGCTCGTTCTCGGCGGGCTGGCCGCCGTCCGCCGGCTCGACGACCGCGGTGATCGCTTGGCCGAACTTCTCGTCGGGCACGCCCACGACGACGGCGTCGCGCACCTCGGGATGGGTCTTCAGCGCCTCCTCGACCTCCTCGGGGAAGACCTTCTCGCCGCCGGTGTTGATGCACACCGAGCCGCGTCCGAGGAGGGTGAGGGAGCCGTCGGCCTCGACCGTGGCGTAGTCGCCGGGCATCGAGTAGCGCTGGCCGTCGATGGTGATGAAGGTGGCCGCCGTCTTCTCCGGGTCCTTGTAGTAGCCGACCGGCACCCGGCCGGCGACGGCGACGCGACCGATGGTGCCCGAGCCCGGCTCCACGTCATGGCCGTCGTCGTCGATCACCCTGGCGTTCTGGCCGAGCGAGAACTTGGCGGTCTTGGCCGCGGCCCCGGCGGCCGAGACCGACTGGCCCATGCCGAGCGCCTCCGAGGAGGAGAACGCGTCGACGAGGAGCATCCCCGCGTGGTGGCGCAGCAGGCCCTCCTTGGTGGCCTCGCTCCACATCACGCCCGACGAGCTCATCATCTTCAGGCTCGAGATGTCCCAGCGGTCGGGCTGGGCGTCGAGCGCGGCGAGCATCGGCTTGGCGAAGGCGTCGCCGACGATCGCCGCGCCGTTGACGCCCTCCCGCTCGATCGTGTCGAGCATCTCGACCACGTCGAAGGTGCGACCCTCCATGGTGACGACCGTCCCGCCGGTGAGCATGCCGATCAGCGCGTTGAACCAGCCCGTGCCGTGCATGAGGGGGCAGGCGGGGAGCACGACGAGCCCCTCGGCGAGCGAGTCGACGGCGGCGGCGACGTCGGTCGGGCCGGCGAACACCGGGTTGGTGTTGCCGCCGAGGATCGAGATGAGGTCGGTCTGGCGCCACATGACGCCCTTCGGCATGCCGGTGGTGCCGCCGGTGTAGAGCATGAGGATGTGGTCCCCGCTGCGGCCCCAGGGTGGGACGACGCGCTCGGTGGCGGCCGACGCCGCCTGCTCGTAGGGGATGGCCCAGTCGGGGCAGGGGCCGGTGCCGTCGTCGACCCAGATCCACGTGCGGACGTTCGGCACGCGGGGTCGCACCGCGTCGCAGCGGTCGGCGAAGCAACCGTGGAAGATCACCGCGACGGCGTCGGCGTTGTCCCAGAGGTAGGCGAGCTCGTCCTCGACGTAGCGGTAGTTGGTGTTCACCGGGACGAGCCCGGCTTTGAAGATCCCCATCTGGGACTCCATGTAGGCGTCGCAGTTGTAGAGGTACTGCGCGACCTTGTCCTGCTCGACCGCGCCGGCGTCGAGCAGCGTGCGGGCGATGCCGTCGGCGCGGCGGTCGGCCTCGGCCCACGTGCGGTGCACGTCCCCGTGCACCAGGAGGGTGCGGTCGCCGTAGCGGTCGGCGATGCCCTCGATGACGTCGGCGAAGTTCCAGTTCTCGGTGGTGTCCCCCATAGGTGCCGGATCCTATTGCCAGGACGACAACTAGTGTCCTGAATCGTGGACTTCGACCTCCCCGCCGACGACGATCCGCGCCGGACCGAGGTGCGGGCGTGGCTCGCCGAGCACCCCTCGCCGACCGGCAGGGACCTGGCCGAGGCGGGATACGTCGCGCCGCACTGGCCCCGGCCCTACGGCCTCGACGCCGACCCGATCACCCAGATCGTCATCGACGACGAGCTGGCCCGCGCCGGCGTGGTCCGGCCGTCGAACCCCATCGGCGTCGGCTGGGCGGGACCGACGATCCTCCACGCCGGCACCGAGGAGCAGAAGGCGCGCTACCTGCCGCCTCTGCTCTCCGGCGAGGAGGTGTGGTGCCAGCTCTTCAGCGAACCCGGCGCCGGCTCGGACCTGGCCTCGCTGTCGACCCGCGCGGAGCGCGACGGCGACGAGTGGATCGTGAACGGCCAGAAGATCTGGACCTCGCTCGGGCACCAGGCGACGTTCGGCATCCTCATCGCTCGCACCGACCCCGCGGCCCCGAAGCACCAGGGCATCTCCTACTTCGTGTGCCCCATGGACCTGCCCGGCATCGAGGTCCGGCCCATCATCGAGATGACCGGCGGCCACACGTTCAACGAGGTGTTCTTCACCGACGTGCGGCTGCCCGCGGGGTCGCTCGTGGGCGACGAGCACCGGGGCTGGACGCTCGCGAAGGTCACCCTCGGCAACGAGCGGGTGTCGCTGTCGAGCGGCGGAGCCCTGTGGGGGAGGGGTCCGGTCGCCGAGGACCTGCTCGACGTGGTCCGCGCCGCCGGCGGCACGTCCGACCGCGTCCTGCGCCAGGAGCTCGCCCGGCTCCACATCGAATCGGAGATCCTCCGGCTCATCCGCCTGCGCACGGTCACCGCGGCGATCAAGGGCGAGCCGCCCGGGCCGGAGGCGTCGATCCGCAAGGTCCTGGCCGACGAGCACGGCCAGCGGATCATGGGCCTGGCCAAGGATCTGAGCGGCCCCGGCGGCATGCTGGCGGACCGCGGACCGCTCGGCTCCGACCCCGCCCTGTGGCACTACGGCTTCTTGTTCTCACCTGCGCTCACCGTCGGAGGTGGCACGGGGGAGGTCCAACGGAACATCATCTCCGAGCGCGTCCTGGGCCTGCCCCACGACCCCGACGTCTGATCCACCCCACCGAGGAGACCCCTGTGGCCGACACCGACACCACCGACGAGCTGCGCCGCCACCAGAAGGTGACGGCGGCGACCGACCTGATCGGTGTCCCCGCCGGCACGAAGGGCAAGGTGCTGCTGGTCAACGGCCTCGGGCCGTGGATCCGCTACCGCGTGCTGTTCGAGAACGGCGTCGAGCGTGGCAACGTCCTGCGGGAGCAGCTCGACGAGGCCTGATCCCTCCGTCGCGGCGCCGACGCACCCGCGACCACGCGTCGCACCTGCATGGGGAGGCGCAGCGCCCATGGAGGTGGTGTGGCTCCCCGTGGCCCGCCCTCGGGGAGGCGCCACACGTCGGAGCGTGCTGCCGCTCCCCACGCAACGGGCGGGCAGGTGGCGGCGGGGCTCCGCGCTCAGCCGATGCGGGCGAGGGTGGCCTCGGCCTCCTCGACGAAGCGCACGACCAGCTCCCCGGCGGGGACGAGCTCCTCGATGGCGCCGGCGCCCTGGCCGGCGGGCCAGAACTCCTTGTCGGGGTCGACCTCGGCCGTCTCGTCGGCGCCGAGGTGGTTGGCCCCGTCCGAGCTCGAGCGGAGGAACTGCTGGGGGAACGGCTGGAGCTCCTCGGGGTGCTCCTCCCAGTACTGGGTGTAGCTGTTCCGCACGACGCGGCACGTCTTGCCCGTGTAGCCCCGGGAGATGACGGTGCCGTCGTCCTGCAGGGCGATGAGGCGCTCCTTGTAGCCCGGCGTGGCCCGGGCCTCGGGGGTGGCGATGAAGCGGGTGCCGACCCACACGCCGTCGGCGCCGAGCGCCAGGGCGGCGGCCAGGCCCCGCCCGTCGACGATGCCGCCGGCGGCGACCACGGGCACCCGCTCGCCCACGGCGTCGACGATCTGGGGGACGAGGGCCATGGTGGCGACCTGCCCGGTGTGGCCGCCGGCCTCGGTGCCCTGGGCCACGACGATGTCGCACCCGGCCTCGACGGCGGCGATGGCGTGGCGCACCTTCCCGCACATGTTCATCACGAGGACGTTGTTGTCGTGGCAGAGGTCGACGACGTCGCGGGGCACGCCGAGCCCGGCGACGAACACCTGGGCGCCGCCGTCGATGATCTCCTTGACCTTGGCCTCCATGTCGCCGGGCGAGGCGGTGAGGAGGTCGACGCCGAAGGGCTTGTCGGTGGCCTCGCGCACCTGGCGGATCTCGCCGACCATCTCGTCGAACCCCATGGTCGAGGCGCCCATGCAGCCGAAGCCGCCGGCCTCGGACACCGCGGTGACGAGCTGGTGGTACGACACGCCGCCCATGCCGGCGAGCATGACGGGGTGGTCGATCTGGAGGGCCTCGGTCAGGCGGGTGCGCAGCATGCGCGCACACTATCGAACGGCGTGTCAACGAGCCGGGAGCGCTCCACGCGGGACCTGGGCGCTTCCGGGTACGCGGATCGACCGCGGGTGTCGTGTTCGGTACCGAGAACGGCGGGATGCCCCGGGGCGCGCCGGACCCCTC
This portion of the Actinomarinicola tropica genome encodes:
- a CDS encoding DUF2207 domain-containing protein, which gives rise to MTAATRGRRLPALLLALLVLVGVVGVGDPAAAQERSASIDAIDVEATLHPDGRLEVVERVTYTFRGADSQPFTVGTRSFQPSERSGRITSIAAYDEDGQRLDTLVQTPELFEWDIAPARSGTRTYELRYEVVDGVEVGSDVVDLYRQWIGTDGPSVGSWTARVTVPEGAGRLRGWAHGPLDGVIEVEDPIATARVDGVPAGQFVETRLAVPVERFDVPPGDAELLPAILDEEGRLADEANARRDEQRRREELREDVARALDVLVVPLVALGGWGFWMIWRRWGKDPKRPEDLGDYWREVPDDPPAVAAALLSWGTIGADAYSATLLDLARRGHLRIEEYTVERLLRRDEVQHRFVRTPPPQDQLRPFERRLLDWLFEDGPVTTQEELVDRNKSDQKAAHRTWTSFQREVKEDLDARRYVARGKTAAFLLHGLIVVLLVALAVGALLVEAWVAAGVAGVAALVLLPLGILHRSRTPAGARRYHEWKGLQRYMEDFSRLDEAPAGHLVLWEQYLVAAVALGVAEELLEGLEVWFPEVLQEGPGAMAPWYVGVAGRSGAHGRLGSIGDFGSSVGGAAISSATPQSSGSGAGGGFSAGGGGGGGGGSFGAR
- a CDS encoding SDR family oxidoreductase; this encodes MDLRDRIVVITGAAHGIGAALARRFAAEGARALVLGDLDEDALGRVADDLGAGAAEVVTRRCDVAREDDVADLVAAAEAIGPVDLVCSNAGIGIAGGVEVPDDDWRRIIDINVMAHVYAARAALPAMIERGEGYLLNTASAAGLLTQIGSAPYAVTKHAAVALAEWMAVTHGDQGIRVSVLCPQAVRTNMTAGSEGGGVAGVDGMMEPEEVADAVVAGLAEESFLILPHPEVAEYVRRKATDHDRWLAGMRRLQARYTQPL
- a CDS encoding wax ester/triacylglycerol synthase domain-containing protein, which produces MPDDEREGTALTGLESLMWRVGGHPGLSAAFGTISLLEGEPDPDRLRRRMAGAVAALPRLRRLVAPAVLPGAPPTWRDDEGFALDHHLRWSEADADGADEPALLGRAADLVAAPFDPDRPLWDMEVVTGVPGGRAALIQRMHHVVSDGVGGIRLSQHYVDPRPDAPDPAPDPFVAGPAPPEGTRVERAVVRTAERAGDLARQLAAATRWTTEGLADPGRFAVAGGAAVEAVDALRRQLLVTGPARSDLWAHRSAGRRLVVGSVPFEPVRTAATRTGTSVNAVFVTAVLRGAASYHRQHGEQIAELRVAVPVSTRHDSRTGGNAFAPIRVVLPAGDDLAASPHLRQVADLLRAEIDRPGASLMGRLAGLAEVVPTGVLAEVVRRQTGATDLVCSNVRAAPFPLYVAGARIISTHALGPLVGTPVNVTMMTYDGRVDLGIHVDAGVVTAPELLRDAVVGALQEVSAAV
- a CDS encoding DsbA family protein — protein: MASFALTYDYRCPFARIAHLHVLEGLAAGADWDVRFVPFSLGQTHVEDGGVDVWDEPDRDSGLLALQVSVVVRDQHADAFPTVHRELFELRHTHARDLSDKGEIIQVLDAAGLDADAILQEVATGAPLTTVKEEHEASVRDLSVWGVPTFMSETDAVFVRLMEPPRGDAELATSTVERIVDMLTGWPQLNEFKHTAIRR
- a CDS encoding alpha/beta fold hydrolase is translated as MHRVRTPDGVDVAVHDLGGTGPVLLFAHATGFHGRVWQPLADRLGDMFHCLAIDFRGHGDTRVPEDHEFDWNRFGRDVLSVVDDLVVEGPVFGVGHSKGGAALLMAEAARPGTFASLWCFEPIVLPTEILEVRSAEGSNPLAEGARRRREVFDSREAAYGNYASKPPLASLDPACLRAYVDHGFEDLADGTVRLKCRGVDEAAVYSSSGTHDTFERLDDIACPVTIAAGGDGGFPATIAPRIADGLPMGRLEEHPELGHFGPLEDPAGIAARIREAFEETSSFTPLPPPAPDTDDEPVAASVAAATPGFGHAVGRIDAEIDRAWERLRGIPVVDRVFYSASALGDWSLIWHLAGAAQGVADRRHGIRRAARLSTSLGIESALVNGAIKSLFRRTRPIHDGERPHTLRMPATSSFPSGHASSAFMAARLLSDRNGLGPLWYALAAVVATSRVHVRIHHPSDVVGGAVLGIVLGEAAVRLAPLPRD
- a CDS encoding acyl-CoA synthetase, with translation MGDTTENWNFADVIEGIADRYGDRTLLVHGDVHRTWAEADRRADGIARTLLDAGAVEQDKVAQYLYNCDAYMESQMGIFKAGLVPVNTNYRYVEDELAYLWDNADAVAVIFHGCFADRCDAVRPRVPNVRTWIWVDDGTGPCPDWAIPYEQAASAATERVVPPWGRSGDHILMLYTGGTTGMPKGVMWRQTDLISILGGNTNPVFAGPTDVAAAVDSLAEGLVVLPACPLMHGTGWFNALIGMLTGGTVVTMEGRTFDVVEMLDTIEREGVNGAAIVGDAFAKPMLAALDAQPDRWDISSLKMMSSSGVMWSEATKEGLLRHHAGMLLVDAFSSSEALGMGQSVSAAGAAAKTAKFSLGQNARVIDDDGHDVEPGSGTIGRVAVAGRVPVGYYKDPEKTAATFITIDGQRYSMPGDYATVEADGSLTLLGRGSVCINTGGEKVFPEEVEEALKTHPEVRDAVVVGVPDEKFGQAITAVVEPADGGQPAENELIAHVKGRLASYKAPRHVVYVPTIGRAANGKVDYKGLTTHARAELGR
- a CDS encoding acyl-CoA dehydrogenase family protein; translated protein: MDFDLPADDDPRRTEVRAWLAEHPSPTGRDLAEAGYVAPHWPRPYGLDADPITQIVIDDELARAGVVRPSNPIGVGWAGPTILHAGTEEQKARYLPPLLSGEEVWCQLFSEPGAGSDLASLSTRAERDGDEWIVNGQKIWTSLGHQATFGILIARTDPAAPKHQGISYFVCPMDLPGIEVRPIIEMTGGHTFNEVFFTDVRLPAGSLVGDEHRGWTLAKVTLGNERVSLSSGGALWGRGPVAEDLLDVVRAAGGTSDRVLRQELARLHIESEILRLIRLRTVTAAIKGEPPGPEASIRKVLADEHGQRIMGLAKDLSGPGGMLADRGPLGSDPALWHYGFLFSPALTVGGGTGEVQRNIISERVLGLPHDPDV
- a CDS encoding NAD(P)H-dependent flavin oxidoreductase; translated protein: MLRTRLTEALQIDHPVMLAGMGGVSYHQLVTAVSEAGGFGCMGASTMGFDEMVGEIRQVREATDKPFGVDLLTASPGDMEAKVKEIIDGGAQVFVAGLGVPRDVVDLCHDNNVLVMNMCGKVRHAIAAVEAGCDIVVAQGTEAGGHTGQVATMALVPQIVDAVGERVPVVAAGGIVDGRGLAAALALGADGVWVGTRFIATPEARATPGYKERLIALQDDGTVISRGYTGKTCRVVRNSYTQYWEEHPEELQPFPQQFLRSSSDGANHLGADETAEVDPDKEFWPAGQGAGAIEELVPAGELVVRFVEEAEATLARIG